The genomic window TCCTACGATCTTTCAATTGAATTCGCCTCTCAATACTGGGATTTATATACAAAGTATGGAACTGTAAATACTATTCGTCAGCCAGAGCATGAAACTCTTGTCGACAACCTTAAGCATGGAAATATTGATTGGGGTATTTCTTTAAAAAAACCAAAAGGTAAATCATTAGCCTACGAGATCATTGGATCATTCGAAGTTGTTTTTTGTTGCAGTGAAGATCTTTTTGATAAATTTAAAGACCCAAAAGATATTCTTGGAAATATACCATTTGCCCAAACTAGTTGGGATAAAAACGTGAATGAAATTATTTCTGATCATTTACGCTCTCATGGAATTGTTCCTAAGGAAAAAATTTACAGTGATCATCAAGAGTTTATTAAAAAACTCTGTGAACGAGGAAGATGTGTCATGTTTCTTCCATACAATCCTTTGAATGACTACCAAGGTTTAAAGACGTTCTCATTAGATCGTCCAATTAAAACATCTTTGTACGCAATTTGGAAGAAGAGTGAAGAAGGTATGATTCCTATTATCAAGCTCAAAGAGTTAATTCAGTCTAAATTG from Bacteriovorax sp. Seq25_V includes these protein-coding regions:
- a CDS encoding LysR family transcriptional regulator produces the protein MQKLKDINWNHLYYFYEIARAQSLKKASSFLGVTSATLSEQIKKLEEKFGRRLFVRDYRGLTLTSDGELLFDRARHIFEEGSRVLEYFSGDVVGGYPVAVGIEETLSYDLSIEFASQYWDLYTKYGTVNTIRQPEHETLVDNLKHGNIDWGISLKKPKGKSLAYEIIGSFEVVFCCSEDLFDKFKDPKDILGNIPFAQTSWDKNVNEIISDHLRSHGIVPKEKIYSDHQEFIKKLCERGRCVMFLPYNPLNDYQGLKTFSLDRPIKTSLYAIWKKSEEGMIPIIKLKELIQSKLTEVPERYEDIDFQIEISEVSDELLK